CTAGTGGAGACGCAGGCTCTTCATTAGGAGGAGCACTGATTGCATGGTATGACTATTTCAAGAAACCCAGGAAAGTTGATGAGAGTGATTCTATGAAAGGAACTTACCTTGGTTGTCAATTCTCTAATGAGGAAATTATTAGTTATTTAAAACGAATTAAAGTACCTTTTCAAAAGGTAGAAGATGAAGAACTGTTTGAAAAACTTGCTCAATTTCTTGATGAAGGGAAGGTGATTGGTTGGTTTAATGGTGCTATGGAGTTTGGACCGAGAGCACTAGGAGGTCGATCAATAATTGGCGATCCTAGGAATCAAAAGATGCAAAGTGTAATGAATCTAAAAATAAAATATAGAGAAAGTTTTCGTCCCTTTGCTCCCTCAGTTCTAGAAGAAGATGTTGCGAATCAATTTGAAATGAATGTCAAAAGTCCTTACATGTTGTTAGTTGCCCCAATTAAAAATGAACTCTGCAAGAAAATGACAAAAGAGCAGCAAAAACTTTTTGGAATTGAAAAACTTAATATTGCAAGATCTTCTCTTCCTGCTATTACACATGTCGATTACTCAGCAAGAGTCCAAACAGTTAGTAAAAAGACTAATCCTCGCTACTTCAACTTGATAACTGCTTTTAAATATAGAACTGGATGTCCCACTATTGTTAATACTTCATTTAACGTAAGAGGAGAGCCTATTGTTTGTACCCCTCAAGATGCATACCGCTGTTTCATGAGAACAGAAATGGATGTTCTTGTTTTACAAAATCAGCTCCTATTAAAAAGTGAGCAACCAAAAACTGAGCAGGACGAGACTTGGAAAGAAACCTTTGATTTGGATTAATGAAACAAACTCCTATTTCACCCAAAAAGCTCCGCGAATTTGGATTCCTTATTGGAATTGGATTCCCAGTTATTATTGGATGGATAATACCTTTAATAAGTGGTCATCTATTTAGATTTTGGTCTCTATGGATAGGCATTCCATTATTTATATTGGGAATTCTTAAACCACGTTTACTTTTGTATCCTTACCAAGCCTGGATGACTATAGGTCTTGCTCTAGGGTGGATCAATAGTCGTATAATACTTGGATTAGTTTTTCTATTAGTTCTTCAACCTATTTCTATAGTTATGAAAGTATTTGGTTATGACCCTCTTAAAAAAAAGAAAAGAAATGTATTAACTTATAGGGAAATCAAAGAAAATCATAAAGTAGACTTAACGAGGATTTTTTAAATTTTGAAAGACTTTTTAGAATTATTTAAAGATATTTGGGAATTCCTAAAAGTGAGGAAGAAATATTGGTTAGCACCTCTAATAATTACAATTGTCTTGATGGGAGCACTAATTGTATTTACTCAGGGGTCTGTTATCGCACCATTTATCTATTCTATTTTTTAACTACAGGACACGTTTAAAACAATCTAGCAATAACACATTACTTTTCTTAGCATCGATATCATTTAGAATTTTAATTGTGAATTACCAGGAGAGTTATAGGGTTAGATAATCAATTGCTTTAAAAAGAGGTTATCGATTGAGACAAAATCAAAGTAATACAAGATTCCTAAATCCAATGTTTTCAGAAAAGTTTGAAGTTTTTCGTATTAATCCTTTTAACAAGAAAATCTAAAAATTTGAAGTTATTGTTTATCTTGGTGAAAGTTTAATTTATTGCAGCTCATAAATAAAAAGATAGATTTACTTTATAATTGAAAAAAATATCACTTTAAAAAGTTAAATTGAATTAAGGAGAATTAATGAATAGATATGATATTTCTAGTCTCATAATTCAGAGATTTAATGAAATTGGCATTAAGTATTTGAAAGAGAAATATGAACAATCAGGTAAAATCAACCACCTGATAATTGAAAAAGTATTGCCAAATGAACTTGCAACAAACTTAAGTGAACATTTTCCTCAAGAGAAAGAACTTAATCATTTAATTGGTCCTCAAGAGAATAAATACGTAGGTGTTCATTTTACTGATAAACAGAAATTAGTAGAAGAATGTATTTATGCTTTTCAAGAGGAAAATTTAATTCAAATAATTTCAGAAATTACTAATATAAAAACGTTGATTGGGGATCCAGAACTATATGCAGGAGGGATATCTAGTATGAGTAAAGGATGTTTTCTTAATCCTCACATTGATAATTCTCATGATAGAAATATGGAAAACTTTAGAAGATTAAATCTACTTTATTATGTAAACAATGAATGGCATCCTAAAGAAGATGGTGGTGAATTAGTGCTATATCCAAATGGGATTAAACATAAAGAGGAAGAAATTGCCTGCAATTTCAACAGACTTGTTATTATGAGGACAGATAACAGATCTTTACATGGAGTCAAAATAATCAAGTCAGAATCTCAACGTAGAAAGTGTATAAGTAACTATTATTTTTCTAAAAATTCCCCAACTGGAAAAAATTATTACCATTCAACTTCCTTTCGTGGATTCAAAAGGGAATTTGTTAAGGGTTCTTTTCTGAAACTTAATGCATTATCTCGAACATTTGCAAAAAGACTAATTCACAAACTGACAAAGTATTCAGTTTCAACTGGTTATCACAGAAAGAAATAATTTATTTTAATTATTCGTGTACTTATTTGTTTTATTAATTCAGAAAGATATTTCATAATAAAACAATCTAATCTTTAAGAATATCAGTTTTTCTTGGGTGGTGTTTGACTGTCTTGGGATTAAACTTTGTGACAAATCAATTAGTTATACCGATCATACTGGAACTTTTGACGATATCTGACGACACCTTATTTCTATAAAAAAACGAAGAGGATGAAATTAGATCTCAACATCAGTACGTAGATACAGGTCAATATAGGACTTATTTTTGAGTGATTATGATAATATCCAAAGAAATCAAAAAATTTCAGATATTGGAAAATAGAGGAAAGTCAATAAAAGTAGTGAGTTTGCATAAAAAAACCCCTATTTCTAGAGGTCTTTATTGGACTTACTAAATCAAGTGTTTCCTTGTTTCCACTGTTTTAGTAAAACCACTCCTTCACACTTTTAGATTATGCCATATATTTTTTTTCGTGGGATGAGCGAATGGAATGTTACTTAACTGTCACATGTGCCAGTTGCCTATTACAGTAAATATGTCATTAAAAAACACCCTAATTTAGAGAGAAGGGTGCTTACTTATCAGAATTAGTGTGTGAGGAGTTTCTGATGAATCTAATATAATGCCAAAAGGTATCAAATATCTAAAGTATTATTTACTAATTCTTTTTCCCAAAACAGATAAGGATTTGAAAACTGGTTTTTAGTATCTACTATTGCGATAATTGTTGAGATCAACTTCCATAATGCAGAATGACGTTTTTTCATAATTGCTGCAAGTTTTTTTCTTGTCTTTGAGTACTTGCATTTCCAACTGCGTAATAAATATATCGAGATCATTTTCTACTTTTGCCATTTTTTAATGAGATGCTTTATTCAAAGTTAATATTACTCAATCTTTCAACGTTACTTTAACAGATTCGATAGGGTGGTTAAATAATAAGTGTTATATGGTATTACCTTCACCTCAAATTGCGATTGGATTACTGCTTATAAGTATCGGAATAGTAGTTACGTTTGATATCAAAATCGATTTATTTAAAAGTAAAGAGTAAAAAAAGTTGGATGCTTGGGCAAATAACTATATTAATTTAATCAAATAATAATTAATATATATTAGATTAAGAATAAAAAACATCCTGCAATAAATCCACTTAAATGACCTAAAAAACTTACCTCTGGCAAAAAAGAGAAAATCAACCCAATAAGGCATATAGTCTTTAACATTTTTTGAACTTCATAATTGGATTTTAAACCAATTTCTTTACCTAAAAAATATTTCTTTCCATGAAAAGAAGTTAATAGTAAGAATCCAAATAAAGCATAAATTATTCCACTGAAGCCCAAAGCATAATAATTCGGATAGATATTAAAATAAGATA
This window of the Prochlorococcus sp. MIT 1314 genome carries:
- a CDS encoding SxtJ family membrane protein translates to MKQTPISPKKLREFGFLIGIGFPVIIGWIIPLISGHLFRFWSLWIGIPLFILGILKPRLLLYPYQAWMTIGLALGWINSRIILGLVFLLVLQPISIVMKVFGYDPLKKKKRNVLTYREIKENHKVDLTRIF
- a CDS encoding 2OG-Fe(II) oxygenase produces the protein MNRYDISSLIIQRFNEIGIKYLKEKYEQSGKINHLIIEKVLPNELATNLSEHFPQEKELNHLIGPQENKYVGVHFTDKQKLVEECIYAFQEENLIQIISEITNIKTLIGDPELYAGGISSMSKGCFLNPHIDNSHDRNMENFRRLNLLYYVNNEWHPKEDGGELVLYPNGIKHKEEEIACNFNRLVIMRTDNRSLHGVKIIKSESQRRKCISNYYFSKNSPTGKNYYHSTSFRGFKREFVKGSFLKLNALSRTFAKRLIHKLTKYSVSTGYHRKK
- a CDS encoding DUF5989 family protein gives rise to the protein MKDFLELFKDIWEFLKVRKKYWLAPLIITIVLMGALIVFTQGSVIAPFIYSIF